The Metabacillus schmidteae nucleotide sequence TCATTCCATATTGTTCACAAGCTCTCTCAATCCCCATTCTCAGTGACATGAAATATGGATCGTTCACTTCGTCTTCTTCTGTATTAGTGAGAATCAGACCAATATTATGAATCTCTCTTTTTCTATCAGACTTTTCTCGATTTTTTCTTGATGATTTATAGTTTAATTCACCAACTATCTCCATTACTCTTTTGCGAGTATTATCAGAAACAGACAGTGTTGGGTCACTATTTAATAATCTCGATACAGTAGCTGTTGAGACTTTAGCTAATTGAGCAACATCCTTTATCGTCGCCATCTCATCACCCTCCTTTTTTAGTAAATTTTACTTAAATAGTAATATAAATATAACAAGATAAACGCTTACATTCAAGTGCTATTTCTAAAAAAATTATTACAATTACTATTTTTAGTAATTTCCTTTACACTGGTTTTCATCATAAAATGCCCTATTATATAAGGTTCCTTTATTAAATACAGAGTACAGGAAAACAAAAAAATCCAATTTTCCATAAGGAGAATTGGATTTTTTATTATTTACCACACTAAATAAAGGTAGTAAATATTAGTTTAAACACTTATTTATATTTACTAAACAAAAGCGATCAATCTATCTTTTATAAGCTTTATTTTATTAGCTCGATCAGTAAATTTAATTCAAACTCGATATATTAAATCAATATTATTTTCAATATTGTTTATTAAACTAAATTAAGCTACATTAATAGCGTTTACATTTAATTTACTACTTTTATTTTTTTCACTAAGTGTAAATATTGAGATAATCGTAAAGATTAATGCTACAGCACCTAGTAATAAATAAGCTTTATCAAACCCAACTGTATCATACATATTACCTGCAATCGTTGATAAAAAAATCGAGCCGACTTGCTTTGAAAACTGGAATCCAATTAAATAGATAGTAGCTGATAATCTCATATCAAAATTTGCTGAAATGTATTTAAATACCGCTACTAACAAAATCGGTACTTCTGCAGCATGCAGTAGTTTTAATAGACTAATAACGACAGCTCCTTCTGCAAAGCTGGATCCCAGAATTCTAAATGACATGATAAACCCTGCATAGATAAGAGCATTTTTCGCACCGACTTTTCTAATAATAAATGGTGCAGAAATCATTACAATTGCTTCGAGGAAAATTTGTAAGGTAACTAAGTTCCCAAATACAGCTGTGCCTTCTTCTGGTGTAGTAAAGAATTGTGTAAAATATACAGGAAATTGTTGATCGAATACGTCATAGACACAACCAACACCTACAACATATAAGGTAAAAAACCAAAACTTGCTGTTTTTGAAAAGAGCTAGAGTGGATCCTTTCGGTACGACTGATTCAGCTTTTGTTATATGAACATCTGAATGCTCCATCTTTGCAAAGCTAAAAGCAACGGCTAATAAAATAGCGGCAATAGTACAAATCCAGTAGATTAAATTGGGATCTGTATTAAATAAATGCCCTGTAACAAACGTACTTGTTGCAGCACCAATATTCCCAAACACCCTAACACGTCCATACTCAAAATGATCAGCATGACTGACTTTCTCAATATACGCTTCAATTACTCCTACCCCGCCGTTAAAAATCGCACCGAGGTAAGCGCCACCAATAATAGCTGCAAGGATAATATTCGAATGTAACAACGGTGGAAATACATAAACAAAAAACGGTCCAATAAACATTAATAAAAAGATAAACACCCAAAGCAAATTCTTTTTTAACCCTAACTTATCTGCAAGAATACCAAAAAATGGCTGGTAACAGATAGCAGCGATACTAATGGCTGAGAAAATGATTCCAGTTTTCGTTGCACTTAAACCGCCAACTTCCGCTAACCATAAAGATAGAAACATCGTACTTGCAGCCCAGATAAAGAAATAAAGAAAAAAGAATACTCCAAACAGCCAATAATTCTTACTAAGATTTTTTAACATGTTGATCTCCCTCATTCTCTAATTACAGTAAAACGTTTTCATAGTTTTACTAGTAAACTTTTATTTTTACTATCATTAGTTTACTAAATATAACGCATACATACAATATTTTTTAGCTGTTTCATAAATAAACATTAATAAATTAGAAAAAAACATACTTTTTGAGTAAAAAGTATATTAAGTTTACTAAACAAAGGAGTTAACAGAAATATTCCTGATTCACTAACTCCTAATGTACGCACAAAAAAAGAATGGAGCTACGGCGCTACCATCCTTTTAAGAATCTCTCTAATTCAATTCATAAGTAGTTTAGAAGAAAAGCAGTTTATATAACACATTCATTTAATCTATTTCCGAAAGCGCAATTCGGTAAAATTTATCATCCTTGCCCTGCGGGGCACCACGTCCATCCGTATTATTACCAATGAAATAAAGGAAATCTTCTTCAATAAGCACATCACGCATCCTGCCGAGTCCTGTTATGACTTCATGGTATTCATTTGTTTCTAAATCAAATTCCAGTATTGCAGTTCCTCGTAATGCTGCAACATACACTTTTATTGTTATAAACATCCATGCCGGACGGTGCCCAGGTTGCATCTTCACCGGAAGTGAATAAGGGTGAAACCATTCCTTCCTGTTCTTCATGACCCTCAATAATTGGCCAACCATAATTTTGACCAATTTCTATCCTATTAATCTCATCATTTGCATCGTTTCCGTGTTCACTGGCAATTAAATTACCTTCAGACGTCCAGGTAATTCCTTGGGGATTTCGATGACCGTAACTATAGATATAAGAATTTTAGAAAGGATTATCACTGGGAATTGACCCATCAAGATTCATTCTAAGTATTTTCCCACCTAATGAATTTGGATCTTGAGCTATTAATGCTTCACTAGCATCACCAACCGTTGCATAAAGTGTTCCATCCGGGCCTATTTTGATTCTACCTCCATGGTGATAAGAGCCGCTAGGAATTTGATCAAGTAGCAATGTTTCTTCTATCCAAACGTTATTTTCCAATCGCAGTGTTACAATACGGTTAAATTGTCCTGAGCTGTCTTCATACGTATAGTAAGCAGATGCCATGTTAGTTTCATTAAAGTCAGGAGCAAGAACAAACCCTAATAATCCTGCTTCCGAGGCAGTCGAAAGTTCTTCCTTAAGTTCTACCTTTTGTCTCTCTAATTCTCCTTTTTCAATTCTTACAATAGCTCCTTCCCTTTCCGTAACATAAAATGTATTTTCATATTTTACTATTGACCAAGGTGACTCGAGATTTTCCGCGATAACTTCATGTACTTCATTCTCCTGTACATCCGAATCATTTTGATCGCTATCAATTGAATTCTGTTCATTTTGAGAGCATCCTACAAGTAAAAGAGCTACAACTATAAAGATACTAGATTTTTTTATCATCAATGAATACCACCCGCTTTTTACCGTTTTCTGTTCGCTCCAGTTTCTGATCGCTTGTTACAGTCTTTTCAATCTGACTCATAGATTGATTTTCCTTCTGAACATAACCAGGATTTTGAGCGAGAATGCCACTTAATAAAACCAATGCTCCTATTTGTAAAACTTTTTTCAAGTCTATTTCCTCCTATCCTTCATCTATACGGTTTACTATCTTTACAGTAAGTCACAAAGATTAAAATTCGATTAAAAGGAAGATTAGAATTCCATTAGAACTACTTTATCATTTTGTTCTCTCTTAAATAACTTTCGATATATGTTAGTTCCTTTACTTCGTTGCTACCTTCAGCCTTTATACTAACTAGAGATCTATGACCGGTTGAACTGCGGCATTCCCTTCAAGACTTCTATATTATTACTCTCTAAGTCAACACATTACCTCCTTTTTTATTTTAGCGTGTTTAAGTTATATAACTAATACTCATATCTTATATCGAGATATGCTTGAAAGACATTTCTTAGAGTTGTACACTAAAACATATATAAGGAGGAATGTTAAATGGAACTTAGAGTTTTGCGATACTTTCTTACTGTTGCAAGGGAAGGAAGTATCACTGGTGCAGCAAATATCTTACATGTGACACAGCCCACTTTGTCTAGACAATTAAAAGACCTGGAACAAGAGTTAGGGAAAAAATTATTTATTCGCAGTAGTCACAGTGTCATTCTCACAGATGAAGGTATGCTACTAAGAAAGAGAGCAGAAGAAATCGTTGATATGGTCGGAAAGTTGGAAGCAGAATTTAGTTCCAAGGAGGAAACGATAAGTGGCGAAATTTACATAGGCGGTGGGGAAACGGACGCTATGAGACAGATTGCAAGTGTAGCAAAAGAATTACAGATAAATTATCCAAATATACGTTATCACCTGTACAGTGGGAACTCAGACGATGTTACTGAACGACTTGACAAGGGCTTGCTTGATTTTGGAATCTTAATTCAACCAGCGGATTTATCAAAGTACAATTATGTCAATATCCCGGCAAAAGATGTTTGGGGAGTTATTATGAGGAAAGACAGTCCTCTCGCTTTTAATGATACTATTCAAGCAGTGGATCTATTAAACGTACCATTAATCTGTTCTCGACAGGCTATGAAACAAACATTGAATAAGAATGAATTTGCGGATTGGTTTGGTGAAGATTTCGATAAATTAAACGTCGTGACTACATATAATCTTGCATATAATGCTGCAATCATGGTTGAAGAAGGTCTTGGTTATGCAATAACCCTTGATAAAATAGTAAATACCTCCAGTGATAGTACCCTATGTTTTAGGCCGCTAGAGCCTAGACTTGAATCCAGCTTAAACATTGTTTGGAAAAAGCATCAGGTTTTTTCCTCAGCTACTGATATGTTTTTAAAAGCAATTCAGGCGAAATTCTCTAACTGATGTATCCAAGAGCAATTTTCTGTGCCGTTTAAACTCTCTGTTTCTCCCATTTTAGGGGATTAGGTTAAGCATTTTTCGCTGCTTTTGGTACTAACATTGAAAAAAGTTAAATCTTATCATTACCCATCTTGTATTGTGCTGGAGTCGATTAAAAACTATATTTAACAACGGAAGCTAATACGCGTTTGTAGGCTATATTCAATTATCAAAGGCTATTTTAGAAATGCAAAGCCCTTTAATAATTCGTTATAAGTTTCATCATCGACAGGTTCCAACCATTCCGGAGTACCTGCAGTGATGGCAATGTGTTCAGACCAGCTGTCTTTAGCAGCACCATGCCAGTGTTTTACGCCATCATGGGTCACAATAACATCCCCAACTTTTAAAAATTGAGCAGGTTTTCCTTCCTCTTGATACCAACCTTCGCCACCAGTTACTAATAAAATTTGGAACCCATTATGGTGAATATGCCAATTATATCTGAACCCTCGTTCAAAGGTTACATTCCCAACACCAACATTCACGTTAGGGTCAGAAACTAATGATTTAAGATAGCTTTGTCCCACAAAATATTGGGCAAACGCTTCATTTTTTTCACCCACTGGAAAAATAACGCCATTTTTTACATCTTCATGTATTGCCATTAATAATTCCTCCAATTCTTATCTTTTAGGTATAATTCATTGATGAGATTTAATGCTTTCAATGTTTCGGATAGCCCACATACAGTACAATACTACTTAGAGTGAACTCTAGGTCAAATCTACTTTTTATAATCTTTAATTAGAACAAAATAAATTTACCACGCAAAAAGAGAATCATATGAAGACGATTCTCTTTTAAAAATATATTTTCCGTAAATCGTTTAATTTCCTTACTTTAAGTACATTCATACACAACATTCTCTTCCTACCATAAAGCAAGTGGCTGTTTTATCTTAGGCTTCGGATAGACTGAGTCTATTTGTTTCAAATCCTGATGTGCTAATTGAATCCTAGCTGCTTTCACATTATCTATTACATGAGCAGTTTTACTAGATTGAGGTATAGCAATAGTTTGCCCATTTCGAATACACCATGCCAATAAAATTTGAAAAATATTGGCATGATATTTTTCAGCAATTTTCTTTAAAACTTTTTGTTTCGTTAGATTAGTACCCAGGCTATCACCTCGTGCAACTGGAGCATAGGCGATTAATGGCATTTCAAGTTTGTTCATCAAAGGTACTAAATCGAATTCAATCCCTCGATCTCCCAAATTATAACGTACTTGATTTGATGTACATTTTATTCCATTAGGCAATTTTATTATTTTTTCTATATCATCAACATCTAAATTAGAAACACCCCATGACTTGATTTTCCCATGACTTTTCGCCTTCTCTAAGGCTTCAATCGTTTCTTCAATCGGAATATTCCCTTTCCAATGGAGTAAGTATAGATCTAAATAATCGGTATTTAATCTTTTTAAACTATTATCTAAACAAATCGGTATTTGCTTTTTTGAGGCATTTGAAGGAAGAACTTTTGAAATGAGAAATAAATTTTCACGGTTATAAGGTTTTATAGCATGTGCAACTAATCTCTCTGTTTTTCCATCTCCATACATTTCAGCTGTATCTATAACTTGAACACCATAATCAAGACCAGCTCTTATTGCTTCTGCTTCTTGTTCGAATTTATCTGCTTCGTCTCCCATATTCCAAGTACCTAAGCCTATAGGAAAAACTTCCCTGCCTGCAATTGATACTTTATTCATTTTTTCACTCCTCATCTGAAAATTTAATAACTTATTTTTTAGATGATTTAAAAATGGATCAGAGGCCAGGAATTACTTTTACTGATCTCTGAATTCTCCATTATTTATGTTAATTTAATCATGTGCTATAGCAGATTTAGAAATGTGTTTTGTTGGACTAAACACATAGTTTCTTAGTGAAATTGCTATTAAGCTCAGAATTAATGAGAGGATTCCTACTAATACAACATATTGTGTACCCATTTTTGATATAAATAACCCGCCTACAGCAGCACCCACCGTGGTTCCTACGTTACATGCTGATATAAATAAACCATTGGCAAAATCAGGCGCTTCAGGAGCTGCAGAAGCAATCAAATATTGATTAATATTTGCCATTATTCCTCCAGCCACGATTCCCCAAATAATCGTTAAAATTATCATTGGTACAGCAAATTGTCCTGTGAAGAATAAAATAATGTAAACCGCACTCATTATCATCGGGAAAGATAGTATAGATTTAACGGGACTCTGAGTAAGTAACTTCCCAGAGACAATGTTTCCAATTATGTTGGCTCCTCCGAAGATGAATAATGTTAAACTAATGAAATTCGGAGACATATTCGTAACAGTTTCCAAGTATCCTGCAAGATAACTATAAACTCCAAATACCGATGAATTTAATAAAATAACAGCTACAATGGAAAGCCATAAAATAGGTTTTTTAATTATGGATAGTTGTTCACCATAAGATTGTTTTTCTTCAACAGGCATAGATGGTATAAAAATCAATGTTGCAATAAACATAAAAGCATTAACAATTGCAAAGAATGCCATCGCCAATTCATATGAAACGGCACTATCAATAAAACTTGCGATCGGCACTCCAGCTACCATACCTGCAGATACTCCTATAAATACTTTAGAAACAGCTTTTGGAGCTTCTTCTTTACTTACTGAGGAAGCAGCAACTGTAAATGCCATAGAACAATAAATTGGATGAAAAAAGCCTAGAATGATACGAACAATTAATAGAACGGTAAAGTTAGTTATAAATATGGATACGATGTTCCCTAGAATGAAAATTCCTAATACAAGTAACATTACCTTCTTACGATTTATCCTGGAAAACAATAACGGCATCGTTGGACCAGATATAGCAATTGCAATTGCAAAAAGACTCACCGTTAACCCTGCTGTTGATATGCTGACATTAAATTGATCAGCAATGGAAGGCATTAACCCAATAACCCCCATTTCGGTATTTAAGATACCGAAAACTCCTATGGTTAAAATAAATATAAGTAAATTATTTCGTTTAGCCAACAATCACAACTCCTATCTTCAATTTTGTACAATTAAATAAATTACTCCAAGGAATTATGAGGGTATGTTAAGAAGAAAATACCTTAGTTTGATTACTCATTATTCAACTTGCTTTGATGGTACCAAAAGAATTTCACTTACATTCACCGTATCAGGTGTACCAATAGCATAAGCTACAGCGTCTGCTACATCACTTGATTTTAAGCCAATTTTATGCTGAAGTTCCTCTATCCAATTACGTCTTTCAGGGTCTGTAATCGTTGTATGAAGCTCCGTATCTACTGTTCCAGGAGAGATCAGCGTGCTGCGAATATTATTTTTACTTTCCTCTTGACGCAATGTTTCCATAATTGCACGAACAGCAAACTTCGTACCACTATAAACAGCACCTTGTTGAAAAACGACATGTCCAGCTTCCGAAGCAGTTGTAACAATTTGACCTGATTGTTGTTTTTGCATGATAGGCAGCACCGAAGCAATTCCATTTAAAACACCCATAACGTTGATATCTAACATTTCACGCCATTCATTCATGCGCAAGTCAGAAAGTAGCGCCTGAGGCATGATTCCAGCGTTATTGAAAAGTACATCCACACGTCCATATTTTTCGACTGCCAAATCAACAACAGCTTGGACGTCATCTTTATTTGTTACATCTGCAACAGCATATGAAATATCAGCTTTCGGTAAGAATTCAACAAGTTCTTTCAAGCGTTCTTTACGACGGGCTGCAATGACTAATTTTGCCCCTTCTTGTGCCAATTTCTTGGTGGTTGCTTCTCCAATTCCACTTGATGCCCCCATAATAATAACTACTTTATCTTGAATAGTAGACATGAAATATAACATCCCCTTTATACTGCTGTTTTCAAACTTTGTTATCTATTCTACCTGTGCCTTTTCTATATAACAAATACCTATATTACATATCAAGTTATGCTTAATGAGCATTTCTGCATTTATACTAAAACAATATAAAAGAGGGTTTGGTATTAAGAGTGTTGCGATATTTTCTTACCGTTGCAAAGAAGGAAGCATTACAGGTACAGCTAATTTTTTTGCACAGCAGACCTTATCAAGACAATGAAAAGACCTAGAACAACAGTTACGGAAAAAATTATTTATTCATAGTAGTCACAATATCATACTCTCAGATAATGGAATGCTTTTTCGAAAGTGAGCAGAAGCAATCGTTGAAATGGTTGATAGATTAGAAGCAGTATTTCATTCCATGGAAAAACAATAAGTGTTGATGTTTATAGGTGGCGGGGAAATTGCACGATTAATAAAAGAAGTACAGTTACGATATATCCAAATATGCGATATATCACCTCTACAGCGTTAACGAAGACGATGTAACTAAACACTTGACAGGGGATTACTTGACGGTGGTATTTTAAAAGAAATTAAAACAATACTTTTAAATTCCTAATTAGAAGTATAGAAATACTCTCTTATATTTATCATCAATTAGTTTTCTAATTACTAAATTTCATTAAAAAGCCACTATAGGGTTAACTGCATTGTAAGCCAATAATAGTAGGCTAATCATCTTTTTTACTTCTTAGGGAAAAGTTCACTTTTTTTATAATAGACTGCAATTATTCATTTTGCTATCCTGTTTAATAAGTCCATAAAGAAGTGGGAAATTCAACTTTAAATGCCTATCCCCCTGAGTTTATAATCTTTTTAGAGGACTTCATTTCGTTTTCCAAAACTGCTAAGCGAATAAGTTTCACCTTTATTTCCTTGCTAAGCAAAAGCCATTCAGGTTTATTAATTCTCATTTCCAAGTCCTCCAATCGATAATTGTTTGGTAAAAAAGTGATTTTACACTAATTTCTGTAGTAACTAGTGATAATTTTCTGTTTTTTATGTTTTTCCCGTTTATTTGAATTCTTAACATATATTTCATTGTCAATTTATTGGATTTTTCTACATATTTTTTACATCTTGATTCACATTATATTTCACATACTTGCATTTTGTTGGAATAAAAAACCCTTCGACTAAAAGAACCTAATTAATTATTGGCCCTGTTAGTCGAAGGATGATACATTTATTTATTAAATCATAGATCATTCCATTATTAGTATTAATTTTCCACATCCAAAATATGAATTTATCAGATCCGATACCTGTTGATCATTTCTCAAGATTAATTTCACATCGAAAAGAAGGTTGAAAATAAGTCCGTTCCATTCCGCTGAAGAGTTAAAATAGTGTTTTAAAAGCCATAACCTTTTCAAAAACAGCCTACTTTTTTAAGCGAAGTTTATAAAAGTCTTGATCCATGGAGTTAGCATTCTCTTTCAAAACCTCTACCTGATCATATACAGAAACCACTCTTCCCTTATAGAGATCCAGCTCTCCATTTGCCATATAGTATGCGAATTGTGGTGCTTGAAATGGGGAGACATCTATTTCCTGTTCAAATAAATCCTCTATATCACTTAAATAACGTTGACCAACTTCTGTGTTTCTTTGATAACGTGTCATATCTGTATCATTTAAGCCTGGATCTAATGCAAATACTTTAATAGGTGTATCATCTAGCTCCTCAGATAGATTCTCTGTTAATCTAGCAACAGCTGTTTTGGATG carries:
- a CDS encoding cupin domain-containing protein; this encodes MAIHEDVKNGVIFPVGEKNEAFAQYFVGQSYLKSLVSDPNVNVGVGNVTFERGFRYNWHIHHNGFQILLVTGGEGWYQEEGKPAQFLKVGDVIVTHDGVKHWHGAAKDSWSEHIAITAGTPEWLEPVDDETYNELLKGFAFLK
- a CDS encoding MFS transporter is translated as MAKRNNLLIFILTIGVFGILNTEMGVIGLMPSIADQFNVSISTAGLTVSLFAIAIAISGPTMPLLFSRINRKKVMLLVLGIFILGNIVSIFITNFTVLLIVRIILGFFHPIYCSMAFTVAASSVSKEEAPKAVSKVFIGVSAGMVAGVPIASFIDSAVSYELAMAFFAIVNAFMFIATLIFIPSMPVEEKQSYGEQLSIIKKPILWLSIVAVILLNSSVFGVYSYLAGYLETVTNMSPNFISLTLFIFGGANIIGNIVSGKLLTQSPVKSILSFPMIMSAVYIILFFTGQFAVPMIILTIIWGIVAGGIMANINQYLIASAAPEAPDFANGLFISACNVGTTVGAAVGGLFISKMGTQYVVLVGILSLILSLIAISLRNYVFSPTKHISKSAIAHD
- a CDS encoding MFS transporter — its product is MLKNLSKNYWLFGVFFFLYFFIWAASTMFLSLWLAEVGGLSATKTGIIFSAISIAAICYQPFFGILADKLGLKKNLLWVFIFLLMFIGPFFVYVFPPLLHSNIILAAIIGGAYLGAIFNGGVGVIEAYIEKVSHADHFEYGRVRVFGNIGAATSTFVTGHLFNTDPNLIYWICTIAAILLAVAFSFAKMEHSDVHITKAESVVPKGSTLALFKNSKFWFFTLYVVGVGCVYDVFDQQFPVYFTQFFTTPEEGTAVFGNLVTLQIFLEAIVMISAPFIIRKVGAKNALIYAGFIMSFRILGSSFAEGAVVISLLKLLHAAEVPILLVAVFKYISANFDMRLSATIYLIGFQFSKQVGSIFLSTIAGNMYDTVGFDKAYLLLGAVALIFTIISIFTLSEKNKSSKLNVNAINVA
- a CDS encoding aldo/keto reductase, with amino-acid sequence MNKVSIAGREVFPIGLGTWNMGDEADKFEQEAEAIRAGLDYGVQVIDTAEMYGDGKTERLVAHAIKPYNRENLFLISKVLPSNASKKQIPICLDNSLKRLNTDYLDLYLLHWKGNIPIEETIEALEKAKSHGKIKSWGVSNLDVDDIEKIIKLPNGIKCTSNQVRYNLGDRGIEFDLVPLMNKLEMPLIAYAPVARGDSLGTNLTKQKVLKKIAEKYHANIFQILLAWCIRNGQTIAIPQSSKTAHVIDNVKAARIQLAHQDLKQIDSVYPKPKIKQPLALW
- a CDS encoding LysR family transcriptional regulator translates to MELRVLRYFLTVAREGSITGAANILHVTQPTLSRQLKDLEQELGKKLFIRSSHSVILTDEGMLLRKRAEEIVDMVGKLEAEFSSKEETISGEIYIGGGETDAMRQIASVAKELQINYPNIRYHLYSGNSDDVTERLDKGLLDFGILIQPADLSKYNYVNIPAKDVWGVIMRKDSPLAFNDTIQAVDLLNVPLICSRQAMKQTLNKNEFADWFGEDFDKLNVVTTYNLAYNAAIMVEEGLGYAITLDKIVNTSSDSTLCFRPLEPRLESSLNIVWKKHQVFSSATDMFLKAIQAKFSN
- a CDS encoding SDR family oxidoreductase, whose protein sequence is MSTIQDKVVIIMGASSGIGEATTKKLAQEGAKLVIAARRKERLKELVEFLPKADISYAVADVTNKDDVQAVVDLAVEKYGRVDVLFNNAGIMPQALLSDLRMNEWREMLDINVMGVLNGIASVLPIMQKQQSGQIVTTASEAGHVVFQQGAVYSGTKFAVRAIMETLRQEESKNNIRSTLISPGTVDTELHTTITDPERRNWIEELQHKIGLKSSDVADAVAYAIGTPDTVNVSEILLVPSKQVE